In one Diceros bicornis minor isolate mBicDic1 chromosome 2, mDicBic1.mat.cur, whole genome shotgun sequence genomic region, the following are encoded:
- the KLHL40 gene encoding kelch-like protein 40 yields MCRRPGSSPYRAQSASIYSSAKTAAQTESDPAGKQGSTERRPRAPSLHPRPPAMALGLEQAEEQRLYQQTLLQDGLKDMLDHGKFLDCVVRVGEREFPCHRLVLAACSPYFRARFLAEPERAGELRLEEVSPDVVAQVLHYLYTSEIALDEASVQDLFAAAHRFQIPSIFTICVSFLQKRLCLANCLAVFRLGLLLDCARLAVAARDFICARFSLVARDADFLGLSADELIAIISSDGLNVEKEEAVFEAVMQWASSGDAEAQAERQRALPTVFESVRCRLLPRAFLESRVERHPLVRAQPELLRKVQMVKDAHEGRITVLRKKKKKEKEAGGAKAADKDTAEAKAEEDEEEAERVLPGILNDTLRFGMFLQDLIFMISEEGAVAYDPAANECYCASLSTQIPKNHVSLVTKENQVFVAGGLFYNEDNKEDPMSAYFLQFDHLDSEWLGMPPLPSPRCLFGLGEALNAIYVVGGRELKDGESSLDSVLCYDRQSFKWGESDPLPYAVYGHAVLSHMDLVYVIGGKDSNRKCLNKMCVYDPKKFEWKELAPMQTARSLFGATIHDGRIFVVAGVTDTGLTSSAEVYSIADNKWAPFEAFPQERSSLSLVSLAGTLYAIGGFATLETESGELVPTELNDIWRYNEDEKKWEGVLREIAYAAGATFLPVRLNVLRLTKM; encoded by the exons ATGTGCAGGAGGCCAGGCAGCTCGCCTTACAGGGCCCAGTCCGCCTCTATATATAGCTCCGCGAAGACAGCTGCGCAGACTGAGAGCGACCCAGCCGGAAAGCAGGGGAGTACGGAGAGGAGGCCCCGGGCACCGTCGCTGCACCCTAGGCCACCCGCCATGGCGCTGGGCTTGGAGCAGGCAGAGGAGCAGCGGCTGTACCAGCAGACGCTCCTGCAGGACGGGCTCAAGGACATGCTGGACCACGGCAAGTTCCTCGACTGTGTGGTGCGGGTGGGTGAGCGCGAGTTCCCGTGCCACCGCCTGGTGCTGGCCGCCTGCAGCCCCTACTTCCGGGCGCGCTTCCTGGCCGAGCCAGAGCGCGCGGGCGAGCTGCGCCTGGAGGAGGTGTCCCCGGACGTGGTGGCCCAGGTGCTACACTACCTGTACACGTCGGAGATCGCGCTGGACGAGGCGAGCGTGCAGGATTTGTTTGCTGCGGCGCACCGCTTCCAGATCCCGTCCATCTTCACCATCTGCGTGTCCTTCCTGCAGAAGCGCCTGTGTCTCGCCAACTGCCTGGCGGTCTTCCGCCTCGGCCTCCTGCTCGACTGCGCGCGCCTTGCTGTGGCCGCCCGCGACTTCATTTGCGCGCGCTTCTCGCTCGTGGCGCGCGACGCCGACTTCCTCGGGCTCTCGGCCGACGAGCTCATCGCCATCATCTCCAGCGACGGCCTCAACGTGGAGAAGGAGGAGGCTGTGTTCGAGGCGGTGATGCAGTGGGCGAGCAGCGGCGACGCGGAGGCGCAGGCTGAGCGCCAGCGCGCGCTGCCCACCGTCTTCGAGAGCGTGCGCTGCCGCCTGCTGCCGCGCGCCTTCCTGGAGAGCCGCGTGGAGCGCCACCCCCTCGTGCGGGCCCAGCCCGAGCTGCTGCGCAAGGTGCAGATGGTGAAGGACGCACACGAGGGCCGCATCACCGTGCTgcgcaagaagaagaagaaggaaaaggaggccGGCGGGGCCAAGGCGGCTGACAAGGACACAGCTGAAGCCAAGGcagaggaggacgaggaggaggcCGAGCGTGTGCTACCCGGGATCCTCAATGACACTCTGCGCTTTGGCATGTTCCTGCAGGACCTCATCTTCATGATCAGTGAGGAGGGCGCCGTGGCCTATGATCCGGCAGCCAACGAGTGCTACTGTGCCTCCCTCTCcacccagatccccaagaaccacgTCAGCCTGGTGACTAAGGAGAACCAGGTCTTCGTGGCTGGGGGCCTCTTCTACAACGAGGACAACAAAGAGGACCCCATGAGTGCTTACTTCTTGCAG TTTGACCATCTGGACTCTGAGTGGCTGGGGATGCCGCCACTGCCCTCGCCGCGCTGCCTCTTCGGCCTGGGAGAGGCTCTCAACGCCATCTACGTGGTCGGCGGCCGAGAGCTCAAGGACGGCGAGAGCAGCCTCGACTCGGTCCTGTGCTACGACCGGCA GTCATTCAAATGGGGCGAATCGGACCCTCTCCCTTATGCTGTGTATGGCCACGCGGTTCTCTCCCATATGGACCTTGTGTACGTCATTGGCGGCAAAGACAGCAACAG GAAGTGCCTGAATAAGATGTGCGTTTATGACCCTAAGAAGTTCGAGTGGAAGGAGCTGGCACCCATGCAGACTGCCCGCTCACTCTTCGGGGCCACCATCCATGATGGTCGCATTTTTGTGGTTGCTGGGGTCACAGACACAGGGCTGACCAGTTCAGCCGAGGTGTACAGCATCGCAGACAACAA GTGGGCGCCCTTTGAGGCCTTCCCGCAGGAGCGCAGCTCGCTCAGCCTGGTCAGCCTGGCGGGCACCCTCTATGCCATCGGTGGCTTTGCCACGCTGGAGACGGAGTCCGGGGAGCTGGTTCCCACAGAGCTCAATGACATCTGGAG ATATAACGAGGATGAGAAGAAGTGGGAAGGCGTCCTGCGGGAGATTGCCTATGCAGCTGGTGCCACCTTCCTACCGGTGCGGCTCAACGTGCTGCGCCTGACCAAGATGTga
- the HHATL gene encoding protein-cysteine N-palmitoyltransferase HHAT-like protein has protein sequence MGIKTSLPAAELGLYSLVLSGALAYAGRGLLEASQDGAHRKAFRESVRPGWEYIGRKMDVADFEWVMWFTSFRNVIIFALSGHVLFAKFCTMVAPQLRSWMYAVYGALAVVGTMGPWYLLLLLGHCVGLYVASLLGQPWLCLSLGLASLASFKLDPLISWQSGFVTGTFDLQEVLFHGGSGFTVLRCTSFALESCAHPDRRYSLADLLKYNFYLPFFFFGPIMTFDRFHAQVSLAEPVRREGELWRIRAQAGLSVVAIIAVDIFFHFFYILTIPSDLKFANRLTDSALAGLAYSNLVYDWVKAAVLFGVVNTVARLDHLDPPQPPKCITALYVFAETHFDRGINDWLCKYVYNHIGGEHSKVIPELGATVATFSITTLWLGPCDIVYLWSFLNCFGLNFELWVQKLAELGPLAQIEASLSEQTSRRVRAVFGAMNFWAIVTYNLVSLNSLEFTELVVRRLLLTGFPQTTLAVLFVTYCGVQLVKERERTLALEEEQKLDKEKLE, from the exons ATGGGCATCAAGACATCATTGCCTGCAGCGGAGCTGGGCCTATACTCCCTGGTGTTGAGTGGGGCCCTGGCCTATGCTGGCCGGGGCCTCCTCGAGGCTTCACAAG ATGGGGCCCACAGGAAGGCCTTCCGGGAGTCTGTGCGACCCGGCTGGGAGTACATTGGCCGGAAGATG GATGTGGCTGACTTTGAGTGGGTGATGTGGTTCACCTCCTTCCGCAATGTCATCATCTTCGCCCTCTCTGGACATGTGCTGTTTGCTAAATTCTGCACGATGGTTGCCCCCCAG CTCCGCTCCTGGATGTATGCTGTGTACGGGGCCCTGGCCGTGGTGGGCACTATGGGCCCTTGgtacctgctgctgctgcttggcCATTGTGTGGGTCTCTATGTGGCCTcactcttgggccagccctggctcTGTCTCAGCCTGGGCCTGGCCAGCCTTGCCTCCTTCAAGCTGGACCCCCTAATCTCCTGGCAG AGCGGGTTTGTAACAGGCACTTTTGATCTTCAAGAGGTGCTGTTTCATGGGGGCAGCGGTTTCACAGTGCTACGTTGTACCAGCTTTGCGCTGGAGAGCTGTGCCCACCCCGATCGCCGCTACTCCCTAGCCGACCTGCTCAAGTACAACTTCTAcctgcctttcttcttcttcGGGCCCATCATGACCTTCGATCGCTTCCACGCCCAG GTGAGCCTGGCGGAGCCGGTGAGGCGCGAGGGCGAGCTGTGGCGCATCCGGGCCCAGGCGGGCCTCAGCGTGGTGGCCATCATTGCCGTGGACATCTTCTTTCACTTCTTCTACATCCTCACCATCCCCAGTGACCTCAAGTTCGCCAACCGCCTCACGGACAGCGCCCTCG CTGGCCTAGCCTACTCAAACCTGGTGTACGACTGGGTGAAGGCGGCCGTCCTCTTCGGCGTCGTCAACACCGTGGCGCGCCTTGACCACTTGGACCCGCCCCAGCCTCCCAAGTGCATCACAGCGCTCTACGTCTTCGCGGAAAC GCACTTTGACAGAGGCATCAACGACTGGCTTTGCAA GTACGTGTACAACCACATTGGTGGGGAGCACTCCAAGGTGATCCCAGAGCTGGGGGCCACTGTGGCCACATTTTCCATCACCACTCTGTGGCTCGGGCCTTGTGATATCGTCTACCTGTGGTCATTCCTTAACTGCTTTGGCCTCAACTTTGAGCTCTGGGTGCAGAAGCTGGCAGAATTGGGGCCGCTAGCGCAAATTGAG GCCTCTCTGTCGGAGCAGACGTCCCGCAGGGTCCGGGCTGTCTTTGGGGCCATGAACTTCTGGGCTATCGTCACGTACAACCTTGTAAGCCTGAACAGCCTCGAGTTCACAGAGCTGGTCGTCCGGCGCCTGCTACTCACAG GGTTCCCCCAGACCACACTGGCTGTCCTGTTTGTCACCTACTGTGGTGTCCAGCTGGTGAAGGAGCGAGAGCGAACCCTGGCTCTGGAGGAGGAGCAGAAGCTGGACAAAGAGAAGCTGGAGtag